A genomic stretch from Desulfolutivibrio sulfodismutans DSM 3696 includes:
- a CDS encoding protein-S-isoprenylcysteine O-methyltransferase, protein MGKAHRSLTRSGFLWVMVAAGFLLLVLAAARWRENGPGTLVWLASFLAMFVIRLPYSIRNRKNAIVEAHKGPDEVILLFAMFATMMLLPLAHLATGCFAFADYALPGGVVAAGAFLQIPFLILFWRAHADLGRNWSPGLEVRQDHTLVTHGIYRRIRHPMYAAIWLSALAQPLLIQNWIAGFLVLPAFAAMWIIRVPREEAMLRRRFAQAWDGYCLRAGRVFPKFGTSAGRDG, encoded by the coding sequence ATGGGCAAAGCACATCGATCCCTGACCCGAAGCGGCTTTTTGTGGGTGATGGTGGCCGCCGGGTTTCTGCTTTTGGTTTTGGCGGCGGCGCGCTGGCGGGAGAACGGCCCGGGGACGCTGGTCTGGTTGGCGTCCTTCCTGGCCATGTTCGTCATCCGGCTGCCGTACAGCATCCGCAACCGGAAAAACGCCATCGTCGAGGCCCACAAGGGCCCGGACGAAGTGATCCTCCTTTTCGCCATGTTCGCCACGATGATGCTTTTGCCCCTGGCGCATCTGGCCACGGGATGCTTCGCCTTCGCGGATTATGCGTTGCCCGGCGGCGTCGTGGCGGCCGGGGCGTTTTTGCAGATCCCGTTTCTGATCCTTTTCTGGCGGGCGCATGCCGACCTCGGCCGGAACTGGAGCCCGGGCCTGGAGGTGCGCCAGGATCACACCCTGGTGACCCACGGCATCTATCGCCGCATCCGCCACCCCATGTACGCCGCGATCTGGCTGTCGGCCCTGGCCCAGCCGCTCTTGATCCAGAACTGGATCGCCGGGTTCCTGGTCCTTCCGGCGTTTGCCGCCATGTGGATCATCCGTGTGCCGCGCGAGGAGGCCATGTTGCGCCGCCGGTTCGCCCAGGCCTGGGACGGCTATTGCCTGCGGGCCGGACGAGTGTTCCCGAAGTTCGGGACGTCGGCAGGCCGGGACGGCTGA
- the tmk gene encoding dTMP kinase: MFVTFEGIEGTGKTTQIGLLAEDLTRQGKRVAITREPGGSRIGRELRRILLSLETKDLCDRAELFLYLADRAQHVAEVVRPALADGMTVLCDRFTDSTVAYQGHGRGLSPDLLRQLNDTATGGLAPDLTIVLDIDPEIGLRRALSRNLETGAQVSEGRFEAESLAFHARVRQGYLALAAADPGRIRVVAADAAPREVFASVRAACQEAAARHG; the protein is encoded by the coding sequence GTGTTTGTTACCTTTGAAGGCATAGAAGGCACGGGCAAAACCACCCAGATCGGGCTTTTGGCCGAGGATCTGACCCGCCAGGGGAAGCGCGTGGCCATCACCCGCGAGCCCGGCGGCAGCCGGATCGGCCGGGAACTGCGGCGCATCCTGTTGAGCCTGGAGACCAAAGACCTGTGCGACCGGGCGGAACTGTTCCTGTACCTGGCGGATCGGGCCCAGCATGTGGCCGAGGTGGTGCGACCGGCCCTAGCCGACGGCATGACGGTGTTGTGCGACCGTTTCACCGACTCCACCGTGGCCTACCAGGGCCATGGCCGGGGCCTTTCTCCGGATCTTTTGCGCCAGCTCAACGACACGGCCACCGGAGGCCTTGCCCCGGACCTGACCATCGTGCTCGACATCGACCCGGAAATCGGCCTGCGCCGGGCGCTTTCCCGCAACCTGGAAACGGGCGCCCAGGTGAGCGAGGGCCGCTTCGAGGCCGAGAGCTTGGCCTTCCATGCCCGGGTGCGCCAGGGCTATCTGGCCCTGGCCGCTGCGGATCCCGGCCGGATCCGGGTCGTCGCCGCCGACGCCGCTCCCCGGGAGGTCTTCGCCTCGGTGCGCGCCGCCTGCCAGGAGGCCGCCGCCCGGCACGGCTGA
- a CDS encoding site-2 protease family protein, translating into MPMSFEIASYVREIALLAVPLLVAVTFHEVAHGYVAYLLGDPTAKAAGRLTLNPIKHLDPMGVLAFLLTRMIGWAKPVPVDPRYFKDPARGMILVSVAGPVMNFLLAVAFSVLFRVTGGLAVASEAGGVGAMVWEPLAYMCLAGVTVNLAIGLFNLLPIPPLDGSRIVAGLLPPRAAHAYLRYERYGFFVVILLAVTGILGKLLFPAILFMRGLIL; encoded by the coding sequence ATGCCCATGTCCTTTGAGATCGCCTCCTATGTGCGCGAGATCGCGCTTCTGGCCGTGCCGCTTCTGGTGGCCGTCACCTTTCACGAGGTGGCCCATGGCTATGTGGCCTACCTGTTGGGCGACCCCACGGCCAAGGCTGCGGGGCGGTTGACGCTCAATCCCATAAAACACCTGGACCCCATGGGCGTGTTGGCCTTTCTCCTGACCCGGATGATCGGCTGGGCCAAGCCGGTTCCCGTGGACCCCCGCTATTTCAAGGATCCGGCCCGGGGCATGATCCTGGTTTCGGTGGCCGGGCCGGTCATGAATTTTTTATTGGCCGTGGCCTTTTCCGTGCTCTTCCGGGTGACGGGCGGACTGGCCGTGGCCTCCGAGGCCGGCGGCGTGGGGGCCATGGTCTGGGAGCCCCTGGCCTACATGTGTCTGGCCGGGGTGACGGTGAATCTGGCCATCGGGCTTTTCAATCTTTTGCCCATCCCGCCCCTGGACGGCAGCCGCATCGTGGCCGGGCTTTTGCCGCCCCGGGCCGCGCATGCCTATCTGCGCTACGAGCGGTACGGCTTTTTTGTGGTCATCCTTCTGGCGGTGACCGGGATATTGGGCAAGCTCCTGTTCCCGGCCATCCTCTTCATGCGCGGCCTGATCCTGTAA
- a CDS encoding helix-turn-helix transcriptional regulator, with protein MRREFLLPLAGTALFFTFEYVCYAAGRAFAGLSHPFAPLLAANIVGVLAASLLRVPDLDDPAHAAAHDPADARRPLRRIAFGLIAVSGLGGTLCILSPGSGDMASALFTASALLAGVPLPFLFRMLFANVPAQHLGLSLGSCLAAAEMVWIFLHVDQSNPLDSSTLHAFLGVVQILTGIAAAAALMGRRAAAQRPPRRLLPPCPKRLAMQTLAYLAVIASVFFLLDSIIDLIFYRYDSATQPIPRGISLYVWMAYPILGRLLDRYGAGAGFFLACLGLCIVSPALTVLSQSSPMYWLIFGLDILGRHGAFLFLTLVFARHADRMWLPGLVLCTPYLLQHAAYLIMWFFFNAFHPGSAFIILISSFLCASFSLLSSRVRYALSLAGRAPALALPLPETAPRMMTGQPPATEPPTEAELLPTGTDAELLPRETAPARGATGATQDPGEAPCNGKKTGFVQKYGLSSRETEVLAHILGGMSTTAMAEALHISESTVKTHVKNILRKTDTASRNVLMALYMGEE; from the coding sequence ATGCGAAGAGAATTCCTCCTGCCGCTCGCTGGAACGGCCCTGTTTTTTACGTTTGAATATGTCTGCTACGCCGCCGGCCGGGCCTTTGCCGGGCTGTCGCACCCCTTTGCCCCGCTTCTGGCCGCCAATATCGTGGGTGTGTTGGCCGCCTCGCTGCTACGCGTTCCCGATCTGGACGACCCCGCCCACGCCGCCGCCCACGATCCTGCTGACGCCCGGCGGCCCCTGCGCCGTATCGCCTTCGGCCTCATCGCCGTCTCGGGCCTGGGCGGAACGCTGTGCATCCTGTCCCCGGGAAGCGGGGACATGGCGAGCGCCCTGTTCACGGCCTCGGCCCTTCTGGCCGGGGTTCCCCTGCCGTTTCTCTTCCGCATGCTTTTTGCCAACGTCCCGGCCCAACACCTGGGACTGTCCCTGGGATCATGCCTGGCGGCGGCAGAGATGGTCTGGATATTCCTGCACGTGGACCAGTCCAACCCGCTGGACAGCTCCACCCTGCACGCCTTCCTCGGCGTGGTGCAGATCCTGACGGGGATCGCGGCGGCGGCGGCCCTCATGGGACGGCGCGCCGCCGCGCAACGGCCGCCACGCCGCCTCCTGCCGCCCTGCCCCAAACGTCTGGCCATGCAGACCTTGGCCTATCTGGCGGTCATCGCCAGCGTTTTTTTCCTCCTGGACTCCATCATCGATCTCATTTTTTATCGCTATGACAGCGCCACGCAGCCCATCCCCCGAGGGATCAGCCTCTACGTCTGGATGGCCTATCCGATCCTGGGACGCCTTTTGGACCGCTACGGGGCTGGGGCCGGTTTCTTCCTGGCCTGCCTGGGACTTTGCATCGTCTCCCCGGCCTTGACGGTCCTGTCCCAAAGCTCGCCCATGTACTGGCTTATCTTCGGCCTGGACATCCTCGGCAGGCACGGGGCCTTCCTGTTTCTCACCCTGGTGTTCGCCCGCCACGCCGACCGGATGTGGCTGCCAGGTCTGGTTCTCTGCACGCCCTACCTGCTCCAGCATGCGGCCTACCTGATCATGTGGTTTTTTTTCAACGCCTTCCATCCGGGTTCGGCCTTCATCATCCTCATCTCCTCGTTCCTGTGCGCCTCCTTCAGCCTTCTGTCCTCACGGGTCCGCTACGCCCTGTCCCTGGCCGGGCGCGCTCCGGCCTTGGCGCTCCCCCTGCCCGAGACCGCGCCCCGGATGATGACGGGACAGCCCCCGGCGACGGAACCGCCCACAGAAGCGGAGCTTCTGCCCACCGGGACAGACGCGGAGCTTCTGCCCAGGGAAACGGCGCCCGCCCGCGGGGCCACGGGCGCAACGCAAGACCCGGGAGAGGCGCCGTGCAACGGCAAAAAAACCGGATTTGTTCAAAAATATGGGCTTTCCAGCCGGGAGACGGAGGTGCTGGCGCATATTCTGGGCGGGATGAGCACGACGGCCATGGCCGAGGCCCTGCATATCTCGGAAAGCACCGTCAAGACCCACGTCAAAAACATCCTGCGCAAGACCGACACCGCCAGCCGCAACGTGCTCATGGCCCTGTACATGGGCGAAGAATAG
- a CDS encoding tRNA lysidine(34) synthetase, whose product MKCRRCGEVAQVALPSHHTGFCPTCFLDFFRAQVARAIRRHRMFGPDERVLVAVSGGKDSLALVHVLGEMGYQVEAMHIDLGITGSSEPIRAFVEDFCRTRGHVLHVVETAADGLAIPDVKRAVRRPICSMCGKIKRHWFNRFAFEHGFAAMATGHNLDDEVSRLFANTLRWDAAYLGGQGPTLPGEGKFVRKVKPLCRLTEFETAAYCFFQGITHWHEACPYSGGASFTSHKRLLADLEQVSPGTKMAFYENFLHTGRPAFAAAGKAGYGELQACAECGYPSSGEICGVCRARRMVAGTGPT is encoded by the coding sequence ATGAAATGCCGCCGCTGCGGCGAGGTGGCCCAGGTGGCCCTGCCGAGCCACCATACGGGTTTTTGCCCCACATGCTTTCTGGATTTCTTCCGGGCCCAGGTGGCCCGGGCCATCCGCCGCCACCGTATGTTCGGCCCCGACGAGCGGGTGCTGGTGGCCGTGTCCGGGGGCAAGGACTCCCTGGCCCTTGTGCATGTCCTGGGGGAGATGGGCTATCAGGTGGAGGCCATGCACATCGACCTGGGGATTACGGGCTCATCGGAACCCATCCGGGCCTTTGTGGAGGACTTCTGCCGCACCCGGGGCCATGTCCTGCATGTGGTGGAGACGGCCGCAGACGGCTTGGCCATCCCGGACGTGAAACGCGCCGTGCGCCGCCCCATCTGTTCCATGTGCGGCAAGATCAAGCGACACTGGTTCAACCGCTTCGCCTTCGAGCATGGCTTTGCCGCCATGGCCACGGGGCACAACCTGGACGACGAGGTCTCGCGGCTTTTCGCCAACACCCTGCGCTGGGACGCGGCCTACCTGGGCGGCCAGGGACCGACGCTGCCCGGCGAAGGAAAATTCGTGCGCAAGGTCAAGCCGCTGTGCCGCCTGACGGAATTCGAGACCGCGGCCTACTGTTTTTTCCAGGGCATCACCCACTGGCACGAGGCCTGCCCCTACAGCGGCGGGGCCAGCTTCACCAGCCACAAGCGCCTTTTGGCCGACCTGGAGCAGGTAAGCCCCGGGACGAAAATGGCCTTCTATGAAAATTTCCTGCACACCGGCCGACCGGCCTTCGCCGCAGCAGGCAAGGCAGGCTACGGCGAGCTTCAGGCCTGCGCCGAGTGCGGCTATCCGTCCTCCGGAGAGATCTGCGGGGTGTGCCGGGCGCGGCGCATGGTGGCCGGGACCGGGCCGACTTGA
- the trpS gene encoding tryptophan--tRNA ligase, with protein MGETTNTRIVSGMRPTGPLHLGHYFGVLANWVALERDHDCFFFVADWHALTTEYADPSRIKGFVPELVKDWVAGGLDPEKCVLFQQSQVPEHVELNLFLSMITPVSWLERCPTYKDMVKELAAKDLSTYGFLGYPVLMAADILLYRPGAVPVGQDQLPHLELTREIARRFNYLYGEFFPEPAAVLTPSPKMPGLDGRKMSKSYGNSIALGEDPASMKKKVMSMLTCAKRARLKDPGDPKECNLYPYHELLTDKARLPEIVDGCVNATWGCGDCKKLLVENLTAFLSPIHAKRVELDKNPDMVRDILASGNARAKAVAERNMAELRDRLNFNF; from the coding sequence ATGGGCGAGACGACCAACACCCGCATCGTATCCGGCATGCGGCCCACCGGGCCGCTCCATCTGGGACACTATTTCGGCGTCCTGGCCAACTGGGTGGCCCTTGAGCGGGACCACGACTGTTTTTTCTTCGTGGCCGACTGGCACGCCCTGACCACGGAATACGCCGATCCGTCGCGGATCAAGGGATTCGTGCCGGAACTGGTCAAGGACTGGGTGGCCGGGGGACTCGACCCCGAGAAGTGCGTGCTGTTCCAGCAGTCCCAGGTTCCCGAGCATGTGGAGCTCAACCTGTTCCTGTCCATGATCACGCCCGTGTCCTGGCTTGAGCGCTGTCCCACCTACAAGGACATGGTCAAGGAGCTTGCGGCCAAGGATTTGAGCACCTACGGATTTTTGGGCTATCCGGTGCTTATGGCCGCAGACATCCTGCTGTACCGGCCCGGCGCGGTTCCCGTGGGGCAGGACCAGTTGCCGCACCTGGAATTGACCAGGGAGATCGCCCGGCGCTTCAATTACCTGTACGGCGAGTTTTTCCCGGAACCGGCCGCGGTTCTGACCCCGTCCCCCAAGATGCCGGGCCTGGACGGCCGTAAGATGAGCAAGAGCTACGGCAACTCCATCGCCCTGGGGGAAGACCCGGCGTCCATGAAGAAAAAGGTCATGAGCATGCTGACCTGCGCCAAACGGGCGCGCCTCAAAGACCCGGGCGACCCCAAGGAGTGCAACCTCTATCCGTATCATGAGCTTTTGACGGACAAGGCCCGGCTGCCGGAGATCGTGGACGGTTGCGTGAACGCCACCTGGGGCTGCGGGGACTGCAAGAAGCTTTTAGTGGAGAACCTGACGGCGTTTCTTTCGCCGATCCACGCCAAGCGGGTGGAGCTGGACAAAAATCCGGACATGGTGCGGGACATCCTGGCCTCGGGCAACGCCCGGGCCAAGGCCGTGGCCGAGCGCAACATGGCGGAGCTTAGGGATCGGCTGAACTTCAATTTCTAG
- a CDS encoding 3'-5' exoribonuclease YhaM family protein, protein MSGKNTFVKDLVPGRPVDDLFVVADARSGQAKNGPFWTLTLEDATGAVEARIWSPASQTYQDIRPGALVRVEGMAGSYRDKTQISVDRLEFLPDEELAPLLPLFTASSAVPPEELLAELEALCRDAIRHAPWRRFCRKVLTDPEVRRRLLAAPGAKSVHHAYVGGLLEHTLSVCGLVTAIGGRYPALDMDTLLPAAAFHDLGKAWELSSGFPRDYTDPGRLLGHIVLGLEILEPFFRKAKDLDPELILHFKHIMVSHHGEYAFGSPKRPKTPEAFVLHFADNIDAKLNQTLGIFADDEPEAAWSPYVRTLERYLYNPRRAPRQDEAKKPEDKGTTQCLLPLKA, encoded by the coding sequence GTGAGCGGAAAAAACACCTTCGTCAAGGATCTCGTCCCGGGCCGCCCCGTGGACGATCTGTTCGTCGTCGCCGACGCCAGATCCGGCCAGGCCAAAAACGGGCCGTTTTGGACCCTGACCCTGGAAGACGCCACCGGGGCCGTGGAGGCCCGCATCTGGAGTCCAGCCAGCCAGACGTATCAGGACATCCGCCCCGGCGCCCTGGTGCGGGTGGAGGGCATGGCCGGAAGCTACCGGGACAAGACCCAGATATCCGTGGACCGTCTGGAATTTCTGCCCGACGAGGAACTGGCCCCCCTGCTGCCGCTTTTTACGGCCTCAAGCGCCGTGCCTCCGGAGGAGCTGCTGGCGGAACTGGAGGCCCTGTGCCGGGACGCCATCCGCCACGCCCCCTGGCGGCGGTTCTGCCGCAAGGTGCTCACCGACCCCGAGGTGCGTCGTCGGCTCCTGGCCGCGCCCGGGGCCAAAAGCGTACACCACGCCTACGTGGGCGGCCTTTTGGAGCACACCCTGTCCGTGTGCGGACTGGTAACGGCCATCGGCGGCCGCTACCCGGCCCTGGACATGGACACGCTTTTGCCCGCCGCCGCGTTCCACGACCTGGGCAAGGCCTGGGAGCTGTCCTCGGGGTTTCCCCGGGACTACACCGACCCCGGACGGCTTCTGGGGCACATCGTGTTGGGCCTGGAGATCCTGGAGCCCTTTTTCCGCAAGGCCAAAGATCTGGACCCCGAACTCATCCTGCACTTCAAGCACATCATGGTCAGCCACCACGGGGAATACGCCTTCGGCTCCCCCAAAAGGCCCAAGACCCCCGAGGCCTTCGTGTTGCACTTCGCCGACAACATCGACGCCAAGCTCAATCAGACCCTGGGGATCTTTGCCGACGACGAGCCCGAGGCCGCCTGGTCGCCTTACGTGCGCACCCTGGAACGCTACCTCTACAATCCCCGCCGGGCCCCGCGCCAGGATGAGGCGAAAAAACCCGAAGACAAAGGGACCACCCAGTGTTTGTTACCTTTGAAGGCATAG
- a CDS encoding type II toxin-antitoxin system RelE family toxin has product MGRTLVIGRKAQAFIVALPDAQRAKIKQAVSRLVAGDVQGLDIKKLKPHPHDYRLRIGGVRILFTSDAEKLFIYKAGYRGDVYK; this is encoded by the coding sequence ATGGGGCGAACGCTGGTCATCGGTAGGAAGGCCCAGGCCTTCATCGTGGCCTTGCCTGACGCGCAACGCGCAAAAATCAAGCAGGCCGTTTCCCGGCTTGTGGCGGGCGATGTCCAGGGATTGGACATCAAAAAGCTTAAACCCCATCCCCACGATTACCGGCTGCGGATCGGCGGCGTACGGATTTTATTCACATCCGACGCCGAGAAGCTTTTCATTTACAAGGCCGGATACCGGGGCGACGTCTATAAGTAA
- the surE gene encoding 5'/3'-nucleotidase SurE, with product MKILLTNDDGIQAVGIRALYRGLRDAGHEVHVVAPITEQSAVGHAVTLASPLRVKEFRENGFFGLGVSGTPADCVKLALSALMPEPPELVMSGINSGANVGVDILYSGTVSAATEGALAGYPALAVSVDDYAPVDLSGQGAYAAGFAAAVPWDEVPRGCVLNLNFPRRPMSETLDLRLCPQTQATYKDWFDERTDPRGRTYYWLDGVIPGKSVSPGTDRDLLTQGHITLTPLRFDFTDAPTLQRLKGLLDGKTINAAGG from the coding sequence ATGAAGATACTTTTGACCAATGACGACGGCATCCAGGCCGTGGGCATCCGGGCGTTGTACCGGGGCCTTCGCGATGCCGGGCACGAGGTGCATGTGGTGGCCCCCATCACCGAGCAGTCGGCCGTGGGGCACGCCGTGACCCTGGCCTCGCCGCTTCGGGTGAAGGAGTTTCGCGAGAACGGCTTTTTCGGCCTCGGGGTGTCGGGCACCCCGGCCGACTGCGTCAAACTGGCCCTGTCCGCGCTTATGCCCGAGCCTCCGGAACTGGTCATGTCCGGCATCAACAGCGGGGCCAACGTGGGCGTGGACATCCTCTATTCCGGCACCGTGTCGGCGGCCACGGAAGGGGCCCTGGCAGGCTATCCGGCCCTGGCCGTGTCCGTGGACGACTACGCCCCGGTCGATTTGTCGGGCCAGGGGGCCTACGCCGCCGGTTTCGCCGCCGCCGTGCCCTGGGACGAGGTGCCGCGCGGCTGCGTGCTCAACCTGAATTTTCCCCGCCGCCCCATGTCCGAGACCCTGGACCTGCGGCTGTGCCCCCAGACCCAGGCCACCTACAAGGACTGGTTCGACGAGCGCACGGACCCGCGCGGCCGCACCTACTATTGGCTCGACGGGGTCATCCCGGGCAAAAGCGTGTCTCCGGGCACGGATCGGGATCTTCTGACCCAGGGGCATATCACCCTGACCCCCTTGCGGTTCGATTTTACCGATGCGCCGACCCTGCAACGCCTCAAAGGCCTCCTGGACGGAAAAACCATCAATGCAGCAGGGGGCTGA
- a CDS encoding WcbI family polysaccharide biosynthesis putative acetyltransferase has product MKKFMLVGNCQTGPISSLMSLSKTFSETYDIVPFSLIHTVDKTTLSDISLIKKVDLIISQQLYNEQFGIFNTKVLSEICKKENVQLIILSNPFFKGYYPFAIHLHNIDPQKQKVPISQDGIIFYSYHKKLTVEQACTLWTKISSSTVTRDFATKTCASSLKEFVQRERHEPSTEVVLRYFLKNYRSKKLMHSLNHPTNILYKEIVQTYMRSLGINEEIPIPKNELQGNVSYPIMDAVRHALRLTHACDDAFTVFGIKKDLLSYAEYLYDFYKNNTEIFKLNVHRCTTTIDTISEIESSL; this is encoded by the coding sequence ATGAAAAAATTTATGCTTGTGGGCAACTGCCAGACAGGCCCGATCTCTTCCCTCATGTCCCTGTCGAAGACGTTTTCCGAAACATACGACATCGTCCCCTTCTCGTTGATTCATACTGTCGACAAGACCACCCTCTCGGATATTTCCCTGATCAAAAAAGTCGACCTTATTATTTCACAGCAATTATACAACGAACAATTTGGAATTTTCAACACAAAGGTGCTGAGCGAAATCTGCAAAAAGGAGAATGTTCAGCTCATCATTTTATCAAATCCTTTTTTCAAGGGATACTACCCTTTCGCCATTCACCTTCACAACATCGATCCTCAAAAACAAAAAGTCCCCATATCTCAGGATGGAATTATCTTTTACAGCTACCACAAGAAACTTACTGTAGAACAGGCCTGCACTTTGTGGACAAAGATATCCTCCTCGACCGTAACACGAGATTTTGCCACCAAGACATGCGCGTCTTCGCTGAAAGAGTTCGTCCAAAGAGAACGGCATGAACCCTCAACAGAGGTCGTCTTAAGATATTTTCTGAAAAACTATAGATCCAAGAAACTCATGCATTCGCTCAATCATCCGACGAATATCCTTTACAAGGAGATCGTGCAAACCTACATGCGGAGTCTTGGCATCAACGAGGAAATACCAATACCAAAAAACGAGCTTCAGGGAAACGTTTCCTATCCAATTATGGATGCCGTACGCCATGCATTACGATTGACTCATGCATGCGATGATGCGTTCACCGTATTTGGAATAAAAAAGGACTTGCTGAGTTACGCCGAATATCTTTACGATTTCTACAAGAACAATACGGAAATATTCAAATTGAATGTCCATCGTTGCACAACTACAATCGACACCATTTCTGAAATTGAATCTTCCTTATAG
- a CDS encoding transporter substrate-binding domain-containing protein: MIRLIRIILTSFVALTLCCGVCLTNPASAAAIGPYDIASGSTLAAIIARGRLVVGMELKFWPFEYVNEKGEPMGFDVDIARQIATELGVELDIKDMEWTGLIPALQAGKIDLIISGITGTLERAKTITFSRPYFTTGLCALVSAKKAPNLASVAALDDPARIIAVKTGTTADLVAAKRFPKAHINRFKEETACVQEVVSGRADAFFYDQISIAKHHKQNAEATRALLTPFTYEPFCIAMQKGDFDLWQWLDMFLEISKSNGVLDDLRRKHFGDLLQ, from the coding sequence ATGATCCGTCTCATCCGCATCATCCTCACGTCCTTTGTGGCCCTGACCCTGTGCTGCGGCGTCTGCCTGACAAATCCCGCGTCTGCCGCCGCCATCGGCCCCTACGACATCGCCTCAGGCAGCACGCTGGCCGCCATCATCGCGCGCGGCAGGCTGGTGGTGGGCATGGAGCTCAAATTCTGGCCCTTCGAATACGTGAACGAAAAAGGCGAACCCATGGGCTTCGACGTGGACATCGCCCGGCAGATCGCCACCGAGCTCGGGGTGGAGCTGGACATCAAGGACATGGAATGGACCGGGCTCATCCCGGCCCTTCAGGCCGGAAAAATCGACCTGATCATCTCCGGCATCACCGGCACCCTGGAGCGGGCCAAGACCATCACCTTCTCCCGGCCCTATTTCACCACCGGCCTGTGCGCCCTGGTCAGCGCCAAAAAGGCCCCGAACCTGGCCTCCGTGGCCGCCCTGGACGATCCCGCCCGGATCATCGCCGTCAAGACCGGCACCACCGCCGACCTGGTGGCCGCCAAACGCTTCCCCAAGGCCCACATCAACCGCTTCAAGGAAGAAACCGCCTGCGTCCAGGAGGTGGTCAGCGGCCGGGCCGACGCCTTTTTCTACGACCAAATCTCCATCGCCAAGCACCACAAGCAAAACGCCGAGGCCACCAGGGCCCTTCTGACCCCCTTCACCTACGAGCCGTTTTGCATCGCCATGCAAAAAGGCGATTTCGACCTGTGGCAATGGCTGGACATGTTTCTGGAGATATCCAAGTCCAACGGCGTCCTGGACGATCTGCGCCGGAAGCACTTCGGCGATCTGCTGCAGTAG
- a CDS encoding response regulator, with translation MGGKILVVDDEKHIRMLYQEELEGEGYQVVTSDGEEDILELLARVKPEVVVLDIKLGPNRSGLDLLQEIRGQDQALPVILSTAYDSFQHDLKSIAADYYVVKSVDLGELKGKVALALEKARASA, from the coding sequence ATGGGCGGTAAGATATTGGTTGTGGATGACGAAAAGCACATACGGATGCTGTACCAGGAGGAGCTGGAAGGCGAAGGCTACCAGGTGGTGACCTCGGACGGCGAAGAGGACATCCTGGAGCTTTTGGCCCGGGTCAAGCCCGAGGTGGTGGTTTTGGACATCAAGCTCGGGCCCAACCGGTCGGGGCTCGACCTGCTCCAGGAAATACGCGGCCAGGATCAGGCCCTGCCGGTGATCCTGAGCACGGCCTACGACAGCTTCCAGCATGACCTCAAATCCATCGCGGCGGACTACTACGTGGTCAAGTCCGTGGATCTGGGCGAACTGAAGGGCAAGGTGGCCCTGGCCCTGGAGAAGGCCCGGGCCTCGGCCTAG
- a CDS encoding rhodanese-like domain-containing protein has translation MGREHCVKDIGAWNAGTILGRGARACLTFFFAVGWLCGTPALADEDCRLTPEEAERYRLDTPDLFIVDLRTKREFDVSHLPGAVHIPVFEAETRLDEIPQGGNVLLYCGFGTRSAPYSRKLRVLRPDLARVCCIDGRPILPEK, from the coding sequence ATGGGAAGAGAGCATTGTGTTAAAGATATCGGGGCATGGAACGCCGGGACGATCCTGGGGCGCGGGGCGCGGGCGTGCCTGACGTTTTTTTTCGCCGTCGGCTGGCTGTGCGGGACGCCCGCCCTGGCTGACGAGGACTGTCGGCTCACGCCGGAGGAGGCTGAACGCTACCGTCTGGACACGCCGGACCTTTTCATTGTCGATTTGCGCACCAAGCGCGAGTTCGATGTCAGCCATCTCCCCGGCGCGGTGCATATCCCTGTCTTCGAGGCGGAGACGCGGCTGGACGAAATCCCCCAGGGAGGCAACGTGCTTCTGTATTGCGGTTTCGGCACCCGCTCGGCGCCGTACAGCCGCAAGCTGCGCGTCCTGCGTCCCGATCTGGCCCGGGTGTGCTGCATCGACGGCCGCCCCATCCTTCCCGAGAAGTAA